One Babylonia areolata isolate BAREFJ2019XMU chromosome 20, ASM4173473v1, whole genome shotgun sequence DNA segment encodes these proteins:
- the LOC143294665 gene encoding transitional endoplasmic reticulum ATPase, with the protein MADGQHEDDLATAILKRKERPNRLLVEEAINEDNSVVSLSQAKMDELQLFRGDTVLLKGKRRKETVCIVLSDDTTNDDKIRINRCVRNNLRVRLGDVVSIQACPDVKYGKRIHVLPIDDTVEGITGNLFEVYLKPYFLEAYRPIRKGDIFLVRGGMRAVEFKVIETDPAPHCIVAPDTVIHCEGEPVKREEEEEALNEVGYDDIGGCRKQLAQIKEMVELPLRHPQLFKAIGVKPPRGILLYGPPGTGKTLIARAVANETGAFFFLINGPEIMSKLAGESESNLRKAFEEAEKNAPAIIFIDELDAIAPKREKTHGEVERRIVSQLLTLMDGLKQRSHVIVMAATNRPNSVDPALRRFGRFDREVDIGIPDATGRLEILRIHTKNMKLGDDVDLEQVAAETHGHVGADVAALCSEAALQQIREKMDLIDLEDDTIDAEVLDSLAVSMDNFRWALGKSNPSALRETSVEVPNVTWDDVGGLENVKKELQELVQYPVEHPEKFLKFGMTPSKGVLFYGPPGCGKTLLAKAIANECQANFISIKGPELLTMWFGESEANVRDIFDKARSAAPCVLFFDELDSIAKSRGGNVGDGGGAADRVINQLLTEMDGMSAKKNVFIIGATNRPDIIDPAILRPGRLDQLIYIPLPDDKSRVQILKANLRKSPVARDVDLDYLAKVTQGFSGADLTEICQRACKLAIRQAIEAEIRYERDRANNPDADMETEDYDPVPEISRAHFEEAMKFARRSVSDNDIRKYEMFAQTLQQSRGFGGNFRFPGQAGSGGGQGSGQGGSGGSGFGAEDGDDDLYS; encoded by the exons GCCAAGATGGATGAACTGCAGCTGTTCCGAGGTGACACTGTGCTCTTGAAAGGGAAAAGGCGGAAGGAGACAGTCTGCATCGTCCTGTCAGATGACACAACTAATGATGACAAAATCAGAATCAACAGATGTGTCAGAAATAATCTGCGTGTACGCTTGGGTGATGTGGTCAG CATTCAGGCATGCCCAGACGTAAAGTACGGCAAACGTATCCATGTTCTGCCCATTGACGATACAGTTGAAGGGATCACAGG GAACCTGTTTGAGGTGTATCTGAAGCCCTACTTCCTGGAGGCTTACCGCCCAATCAGGAAGGGTGACATCTTCCTTGTGCGAGGTGGCATGCGGGCAGTGGAGTTCAAGGTCATTGAAACTGACCCTGCACCTCACTGCATTGTTGCTCCAGACACAGTCATCCACTGTGAAGGCGAACCAGTGAAACGTGAG gaggaagaagaagcactgAATGAAGTGGGATATGATGACATCGGAGGCTGTCGAAAACAGCTGGCTCAGATCAAGGAGATGGTGGAACTCCCCCTCAGACATCCGCAGCTCTTCAAGGCCATAGGGGTCAAG CCCCCACGTGGGATTTTGCTGTATGGACCTCCTGGAACAGGTAAAACTCTCATAGCTCGAGCGGTCGCCAACGAGACTGGTGCCTTTTTCTTCCTGATCAACGGCCCTGAGATCATGAGCAAACTGGCTGGAGAATCGGAGAGCAATCTGCGCAAAGCCTTTGAGGAAGCAGAGAAAAACGCCCCTGCTATCATCTTCATTGATGAACTGGATGCCATTGCTCCCAAGAGAGAAAAG ACACACGGAGAAGTGGAGCGCCGCATTGTGTCCCAGCTGCTGACTTTGATGGATGGCCTGAAACAGCGCTCTCATGTCATCGTCATGGCTGCCACCAACAGACCCAACAGCGTAGACCCTGCCCTGCGTCGTTTTG GTCGATTTGATCGTGAGGTGGACATTGGTATTCCTGATGCCACTGGTCGCCTGGAAATCCTGAGAATCCACACCAAGAACATGAAGCTTGGAGATGATGTTGATCTGGAACAG GTTGCAGCAGAGACACATGGCCACGTGGGGGCTGACGTGGCTGCACTGTGCTCTGAGGCAGCCCTGCAGCAAATCCGAGAGAAGATGGACCTCATTGACCTGGAGGACGACACCATTGATGCTGAGGTCCTCGACTCTCTGGCTGTGTCCATGGACAACTTCCGT TGGGCCCTTGGCAAGAGTAACCCCAGCGCTCTGCGTGAAACATCTGTGGAGGTTCCCAACGTCACCTGGGATGATGTTGGTGGTCTGGAGAACGTCAAGAAGGAACTGCAGGAGCTGGTGCAG TACCCAGTGGAGCATCCGGAGAAATTCCTCAAGTTTGGCATGACCCCCTCCAAGGGTGTGCTGTTCTACGGTCCCCCTGGCTGTGGTAAGACCCTGCTGGCCAAAGCCATCGCCAACGAGTGCCAGGCCAACTTCATCTCCATCAAGGGCCCTGAGCTGCTCACCATGTGGTTTGGCGAGTCCGAGGCCAACGTCAGAGACATCTTTGACAAG GCTAGATCTGCAGCTCCATGCGTGCTGTTCTTTGATGAGTTGGACTCCATTGCCAAGTCCAGGGGGGGCAATGTTGGAGATGGGG GTGGAGCTGCTGACCGTGTGATCAACCAGCTGCTTACTGAGATGGACGGCATGAGCGCCAAGAAAAATGTCTTCATTATTGGTGCCACCAACAG ACCAGACATCATTGATCCTGCCATCCTGCGCCCTGGGCGTCTGGACCAGTTGATCTACATCCCTCTGCCAGACGATAAATCTCGCGTGCAGATCCTGAAGGCCAACCTTCGCAAATCACCTGTCGCAAGG GATGTGGACCTGGATTACCTGGCCAAAGTGACCCAGGGTTTCAGTGGAGCAGATCTCACGGAGATCTGCCAGAGAGCTTGCAAGTTAGCCATCCGACAAGCCATTGAAGCAGAGATTCGTTATGAACGTGACCGTGCTAACAATCCAGACGCAGATATG GAAACTGAGGACTACGACCCAGTTCCGGAAATTTCACGTGCTCACTTTGAGGAAGCCATGAAATTTGCTCGTCGCTCTGTGAGCGACAACGACATCCGCAAGTACGAGATGTTTGCTCAGACCCTGCAGCAGAGCCGAGGCTTTGGAGGGAATTTCAG GTTTCCTGGTCAGGCGGGCAGTGGTGGGGGGCAAGGGTCTGGCCAGGGGGGATCTGGGGGATCTGGTTTTGGTGCCGAGGATGGAGATGATGACCTGTACAGCTAG